A window of Polynucleobacter sp. KF022 genomic DNA:
ATGGATAATCATCCAGAGCTAGTGAAAGTATTTGAGACAAATAATCAGGCTTATTTATTGGATGTCGACACACAAGCCGACATCCAAAAACTGGGGCTTGATCCTATTTGATTTAATGCAGGCGAATTAAATTTCTGCGATGAGTTCAATTTCAACGCAAGCACCTAGCGGAATCTGCGCAACACCAAAAGCGCTACGCGCATGCTTGCCGGCATCACCAAATACTTCAAAAAGTAATTCAGAGCAGCCATTCACCACTAAGTGTTGCTCAGTATAGGTATCGGTTGAGTTCACTAAGCCCATTACCTTAACAATACGCTTTACCTTATCTAAAGAGCCTAAGTGATTTTGCAAAGTCGAGATTAAATCAATTGCGATAGAGCGCGCAGCCGCTTTACCCGTATCCGTATCCATATCTTTACCAAGCTTGCCGACCCAAGGCTTACCGTCATGTTTAGCAATATGCCCAGATAGGAAAACGGTGTTGCCGGTAGTTGCTGCCATGACATAGGCTGCAGCAGGAGGTCCTGGGCGCGGCAAATCAATACCAAGAGTTTTAAGGCGTTCGCTGATGTTTGTAGTCATGGTTAATATGGTGATTTTAATTAAAGAGAGAGTTTAAAGACTAAATATCTAAATCTTACTTGGAAAGCTGACGCATGGCACTCTCCAGTCCATTTAGGGTGACTGGATACATTCGGTCTTTCATGAGGTTTTGCATGATGTCAATGGATTGGCGATATTGCCAAATAGATTCTGGCTCAGGATTAAGCCAAGCAAAATGGGGAAAGTGATCAATTAGTCGATTGATCCAAACGGCACCAGCTTCTTTATTGTTGTATTCCACCGAGCCATTGGGACTCAGAATCTCATAGGGTGACATCGTTGCATCGCCAACAAATATCAACTTATAGTCTGGACCATATTTATTAATGATGTCTTGGGTGGGCGTTACCTGATCGCGTCTGCGGCGATTGCTTTGCCAAAGGTTTTCATAAACACAGTTATGAAAGTAATAGTGTTCTAGATGTTTAAATTCGGCTTTAGCGGCAGAGAATAATTCAGCAATACGCTGAATATGATCGTCCATCGAACCTCCAACATCCATGAGAAGTAATACTTTGACTTGATTGTGGCGCTCGGGACGCATTTTGATATCTAGCATTCCTGCATTCGCTGCGGTGGAATGAATCGTTTTATCTAAATCAAGCTCTAAGGTAAAGCCTTCTCTAGCAAAGCGACGTAAACGACGTAGAGCTACCTTGATATTGCGTGTACCTAAAGCCAAATCACTGTCATAGTCTTTAAACTCACGCGCTTCCCAAACCTTGATTGCTGTTCTATTGCCAGCGCTCTCGCCGCCAATTCGAATACCTTCTGGGTGATAGCCGCTATGGCCAAAAGGTGAGGAGCCACCAGCGCCAATCCATTTATTGCCGCCACCATGCCATTCTTTTTGTTCTTTTAGGAGTTCATCAAGTCTCTTTTTAAGTGCATCAGGCCCGCCTAGTTTCTTGAGTGCTGCTTTTTCTTCTTCGGTCAGAACGCGCTGAAGTTTTTTCTCAAGCCAGTCTAGAGGGATGTCGGGTGATAGAGCAATAATTTGCTCGATACCGTTAAAGTAGCTGCCAAATACTTGATCAAAGCGATCAAAGTGTTGCTCGTCTTTAACCAAAGTCATACGAGCAAGCTGATAAAACTCATCAATCGATGGATTGATGACGCCAGATTTCAAGGCTTCCAGAAGGGTTAAAAACTCTCTTACTGAAACAGGCACTTTGGCCTCTTTCAGATTTAAGAAGAATTGAATCAACATAGACGCGGGGCGTTATTGCTAAATGATTTAGCGATGATTACGGTTCATCATCACCAAGCGCTCAAATAGGTGAATATCTTGCTCATTCTTAAGTAAGGCGCCATGTAATGGTGGTACGACAATCTTTTCATCGTTGCTATACAAAGCTTCCGGGGGAATATCCT
This region includes:
- a CDS encoding RidA family protein, with the protein product MTTNISERLKTLGIDLPRPGPPAAAYVMAATTGNTVFLSGHIAKHDGKPWVGKLGKDMDTDTGKAAARSIAIDLISTLQNHLGSLDKVKRIVKVMGLVNSTDTYTEQHLVVNGCSELLFEVFGDAGKHARSAFGVAQIPLGACVEIELIAEI
- a CDS encoding VWA domain-containing protein; translated protein: MLIQFFLNLKEAKVPVSVREFLTLLEALKSGVINPSIDEFYQLARMTLVKDEQHFDRFDQVFGSYFNGIEQIIALSPDIPLDWLEKKLQRVLTEEEKAALKKLGGPDALKKRLDELLKEQKEWHGGGNKWIGAGGSSPFGHSGYHPEGIRIGGESAGNRTAIKVWEAREFKDYDSDLALGTRNIKVALRRLRRFAREGFTLELDLDKTIHSTAANAGMLDIKMRPERHNQVKVLLLMDVGGSMDDHIQRIAELFSAAKAEFKHLEHYYFHNCVYENLWQSNRRRRDQVTPTQDIINKYGPDYKLIFVGDATMSPYEILSPNGSVEYNNKEAGAVWINRLIDHFPHFAWLNPEPESIWQYRQSIDIMQNLMKDRMYPVTLNGLESAMRQLSK